The genomic DNA AACGAATAATAATCTCTTGGGGGTAGTGGTCATAATTCCTGTTCATAAGGAAACTGTTGGTCAGGATAATTCCTCAAATATGCGGCTCATACGAATCTGAGCAGGTTTGTCGCGCTCCTTCACCTTCTGCATATCCGCCAGCAGACTGACTTCACGGGCGATAAAGTCGGTATCCAGGTCGCCTGAAACGAAGCGGGGATTTTCCATAATCGCCTTGTGCAGTGTCAGATTAGTATCCACACCGACGATGATATATTCACTGAGCGCCCGACGCATTCGTTTGATTGCTTCATTACGATCAATGCCCCATGCCACGAGCTTGCTGATCATGGGGTGATAGCAGTCGGGAATATCATAGCCCTGGTGAACTCCGGAATCCACCCGGATACCAACGCCGCCGGGAGAACGGTACCCGGAAATCTTGCCCGGTGAGGGCATGAAGTTGCGCAATGGGTCCTCGGCGTTGACCCGGCACTCGATAGCCCATCCATAGTGTTTGATATCCTCTTGTTTGACGGATAAGTCCAAACCGGTAGCAATATTGATCTGTTCTTTAACCAGGTCAATCCCGGTGGTCATTTCGGTAACAGCGTGTTCTACCTGAATGCGGGCATTGACTTCCAGAAAATAGTAGCGCCCTTCCGAGAAAATAAACTCAATGGTTCCAGCACCCACATAACCGATACTCCGGGCCAGGTTGACGGCAGCCGTCCCCATTTGCTCGCGTAACTCAACGGACAATGCGGTGGAGGGTGCTTCCTCAATCACCTTGGAATGGAACCGCTGAATGGAGCATTCACGTTCACCCAGATGCACTACGTTACCCTTGGTATCTGCGAGGATCTGAAATTCAATATGCCGGGGTTTTTCAATGTATTTTTCAATATAAACGCTGGAGACCCCGAAGTATTTTTTTGCCATTTCCGGGGAAGAACTCAGCGCGCGCTGCAGGTCATTATCGTTGCGGGCGATGACCATGCCGATTCCGCCACCGCCGCCGGCCGGTTTGACGATCAGCGGGTAGCCGATATCGCCCAATTCGTCCTGAAGAACGGAAAAGTCAGCCGGGCATTCGCCGGTCCCCGGAATGACCGGTACTCCCGCCTTAACGGCCTCTTCCCGGGCGGTAATCTTGTTTCCGGTCAGTTCAAGGACACTCGCCGGAGGTCCGATGAAGACAATCCCGGCCTTTTCACATGCCCTGGAAAAGGCGGGGTTTTCAGATAGAAAGCCATAGCCGGGATGAATTGCCTCGGCACCGCTGGCTTTGGCAATCTCAATAATCTTATCCATATTGAGATAGGATAATGTGGCGGGGGCAGGGCCGAGTAAAAAGGCCTCGTCGGCGTAGCAAGTGAAAAAAGCATCTTTATCAGCCTCGGAATATACAGCAACGGTATTAATGCCCAGTTCGCGGCAGGCACGCATGACGCGTACCGCTATTTCACCGCGATTAGCTACAAGGATTTTGCTGATCATAAGCGGGTGTCTCCCTGAATGATTGTTCAGCTTATATTAACACAAACGGCGGGGTGTATTAAATAGAACCAACCAGCCCAGTCAGACAAAACAGCGGGAACTCAAATTAAAAGTTCCCGCTGTTAGGATTAGTTTGTTGAATGAATGGATCAGGCTGCCCGGCTATACCCTTCTTTGGTGGCTGCCATATCGATGTTTGCGGTTATGATGTCTTCAGCGGCTGGGACTGATTCACGCTGCAATTTACGTTCGTCTGTAGTTTTCAAGTATGATTTGCAGGTATCACAGACTTCGGCCATATGGGCCTTGTCATCACCTAAAGTCATTTGTCTGATTTCAACCCGCTCAGGGTTCTCGCACACCGGGCATTTATGGCGGGGATAGGGCCATTGACTACGGCACAGGCCGCAATAAAGCTTCCGGTAACCCTTTTCATCGTGTATAACCCCGTAACGGGCCGGTGAACCACAGAAAGGGCAGACACCCTTGGTCCACGGGACTTCCCGATTTATGAAAACCGGAAAATAAGATTCGGCGGCATGTTCATAAAAAGGTACCAGCAGATTGTGTAGAAAGAAAGCAATGGTTTCGGCATTGTAGCCACTGCCCTCGGCCAGGGCTTCAAGGTCAAGTTCGTTTTCCATCAGATTAGCAGCTATGGAGGAAACATCATCTCCTTGAAGCTGTGGCAGGTTCAAGATACGTTCAAGGGGAAAGGCTACACCTGCTGTGTCACTAAAGGCCGTTGCCATCTTTGCCGCAGCCTGCCGAAAAACATCACCGGGAATTGCCGGCACCTTGTCACCCAGGGCTGAGGTTTCGGCATTAAGGTTATCCATACCCCAGGCTGAAACGGCAGGAGCCGGTCCGAGACTGGCTCGAACCGACTCCTGAATATCCAGTATTCTTTGGTTTAGGCCGATAAGCGGCTCCAATTGAGGCTGCTCATTCTGATATTTTTGTAACTCAGAACGACAGATGGAATAATCAAAGCTACTCACTTAGGCCGGTACAACCTCGGGATCCATTTTAGCTACCGACGCCGGCAATCCGGCCTTTTGTTCTGATAAGACCGGCAGGTATTTGGCCGCCAGGCGGAAGACGTACATCGCACCGGCGACTAAACCTAAGGTGAAGATGAACTCCCATACAGTTGGGAAATACTCTCCAACCCGGGCCGGAGCGTGGGATACAACCAGGGTGCTGATGCGGTTAAGCATGATACCCAGGATGATCAGTCCCGAAATCCACATCAATCCGGCACGAGATTCCCGAACTTTCTTGATGGCGATAAGGATGATCGGAATTACGGCACCTAACGCAATTTCAGCTGCGAATAAAGCACCGAATTCATCCATAGCGAAAGCCGACAGATTACCGCCCTGAGCCAGGTCATAGAACCGGACACCAAGCCAGACCACCAGAATTCCGGCAGCTATGGGCATAAGCTTGGCGAAGACGTCCAGTCTGGTGGTCAGTTTCCATGATTTGGCAATAATCAGGCCAAAGAAGGTTAGCACTGCCAGACCGAGAGCCATGGCCGAGATAACAAACAGGTATCCCATCATATGCTGATGCCACAGCGGATGCTGATCCGGAGTAATCAGGAAGAGAGCACCCAGGGAAGATTGATGCAAGAATGACAGGATGATACCAAAAGAGACCAGCGGGATAGCCAGGAAGTGCTGGATTTTGGCCGCGCTTTTGAATCCGATACGTTCAAAAATATTGGGACTGAATTCAAGGTAGAGTACGGTGAGATACATCATGACGCACCACCCCACCTCAAACATGATGGAATTGTGTTGCCACATCCATAAGGGATGAACAATCAGCGGTGTCCGGCCGAGATCCACCGCGATACCGATGGCGCCAATGGTGTAACACAGTGCCGCAATCAGGATGGCCGGTTTTACCAGAGGTCGGAATGTCTCAATCCGGAAGATGTAGACCAGGGCAGCCAGCACGAAGCCACCGGCGGCGCTGGCAATATAGACACCGATGTCAAAGGCTACCCAAAGGCCCCATGGCCAGTTGTCAGACAGATTGGTGATTGCTCCGAGGCCGAAGACCAGCTTGGCAACCAGAACGCCGATGGCGCCCAGCCCAAGAAGAATCTGGACTACACCCCAGAAGCTGAACAACGGAATATTTCTGTTATTCACCTAGTGAGTTCCTCCTTTTCCGGAAGTTAATTCGCCTTTGGCTTTAAGTCGCATGGTGCGGAAGTAATAAGTTCCCGCTAAAAACACCGCAATACCCGCTATTTCATAAGGGATCTTTGAAAGGAAATCCCAAGTGAAATCGGGATGAGGCTCATTTTCCACTTCTGGAAAGCCGATGTCAAGTGGTGAAACGCCAGCCAGGAACATTACCTGAGTGCCGCCAGCTTCGTTTTCACCATAGATGTGATTATAGTATTTGTCCGGGCGTTGCTGAATGCGGTTTTTGGCCAGCGAAAGCAACTGTTCCCGTTCGCCGTAAAAAATGGCGCTGGGCGGACAGGTCTTGGAACAGGCGGGCTCCTCGGTGGGATTGCCGGTCTCGGCGCGGTCCCAGCACATGGTGCACTTGGCGATTTTGTTCCAGTTGTCAATATTGCCGTCCTCGTCGTACCAGGTGAACTTGGGGATGTCAAAGGGGCAGGCATTCTGGCAGTAGCGGCAGCCGATGCATTTGCCTTCTTCCCAGACGACCCGGCCGTTATCCAGTTTCTGGAGGGCACCGACCGGGCAGACCGACACGCAGGCCGGATGAATGCAGTGCATACAACGTTTGGAAACGAAGTGCCATGAAATTTCCCCGTTAGGTTTGGGGATCTCAAAGAACTCTACATGGACGTATGTATGCGCGTTTGTCTCAATCGGATTGGTCATGCTCGGGTTGTAGGAAGTTTCCACCGCCGGTTTCAGATTCCATTGCTTGCAGGCACTCTGGCAACCGCGGCAACCGGTACACCTGACTGTATCAATTAATAGTCCTTTAGCCATGGCTTAGCTCCCCCTCTTGATAACCGGAGGCTCAATGGGTTTGGCCCTGCCGGTGTATTTCGGCAAATCACCGCTGCCGACGCGCTCAATTTTGACCAGGAAAGCCTTGGATTCCGGAATGGTAGTGTTGGCATCGCCGGCATTGGGTGCGAGGGTATTGGCACTTTCACCGACGCTGAGCCCAGCCCAGCCCCAGTGCCAGGGCATACCGACCTGGTGGATGATTTTGCCGGCCAGATTGAAGGGCTTGAAGCGCTTGGTGACCATAGCTGCCAGTTCAATGCTACCGCGGGCAGAGCTGATTTTTACCATATCACCCTGTCCAATACCCTTTTCGTCCGCCAGCTCTTCGCTGATTTCAACAAAGGGTTTGGGTACCATTTCTACCAGCCACGGCAGATTGCGGGTCATGCCGCCTGACTGCCAGTGTTCTACCAGACGGAAAGTCGTGCAGACAATGGGATATTCAGCGCGTGACCCTTTAACATCCAAACCGCCTTCCCAGATGGTAAAGGTGGGGTTATCCTGCTGTCCGCTCATGGCGTTATCAACCGGGCTTTCCCACGGTTCATAGTGTTCCGGGAAAGGTCCATCAATCAAACCGGGGCCGAAGACACTGGCTACTCCGTCTGTCTTCATGATGAAAGGCAGGTTGCCGCCCAAGCCCATTGGAGGTGCCGCATTGTCGGGTACATCACCTTGCCAGGCCCCGGTTTCAGTATTCCACTTGATCACCGGTTTGGTCGGGTTCCAGGGCTGACCGTCAAGGTCAACCGAGCAGCGGTTATAGATGATGCGGCGGTTAATTGGCCAGGCCCAGGCGTATTTGGAGTTAAGTCCGATGTTGAATGGGCTGTCATCCAGGTCTCGGCGGGCGGCCAGGTTTCCGGTCTCGTTGTAGCTGCCGCAATAGAGCCAGTTGCCGCTGGTGGTGGTGCCGTCCGCTTTCAGCGAGACAAAATTGGTAACCAGCTTGCCAGTGGTCAGGTCATAACCGTTGTTTTCCTTGGCGACCTGGTGCGGATCAACGTGAGTACCGTAATCCCAGGCCATTTTGGTGATGGCTTCGCGGTTAGGGGCGCTCGCATCGGCATTATAAAGCTCACGCAGTTCCACCATAAGCTTGTTGATCATGTCCAGATCCGGCATGGCGTCTCCAGGCGGTTCAACTGCCTTGTAACGCCATTGCATCCAGCGGGAGGAATTAGTGACCGAACCTTCCTTCTCGTAAGAGCAGGCGGCCGGCAACAGGAATACTTCGGTATTGATGCTGGAGGGATCAACGCCCGGTCGTTTCCAGAAGTTGGCGCTCTCAATCTCCCACAGGTCAGAACAGATTACCCAGTCCAGTTTTTCCATGGCCTTGATGGTCTGGGTGTTATTCGGGCCGCTGACGATCGGGTTCATACCCCAGATCATCAGGCCTTTAATGCCGCCCTCATACATATTTTTAAACAGCGGGATCCAGGAGTAGTTTTTACCGGCATCGGCTTTAGGCAACCATTGATAACCGAATTCATTTTCCGGGGTGCCGTTATCGCCGTACCATGTTTTTAACATGCTGACGGTATATTTCGGCCGGTTCTTCCACCAGTTCAAACTCTTGGGGTCGTTTGAAACCGGCGTAGTACGGGTGTTGTAGGCGGCCAGGGTGACATCCGTATCCAGGAACATCGGCAGGTAACCCGGGAGGATATGGAACAACAGGCAGTAATCGGTGGCACCCTGTACATTAGATTCACCGCGCAGGGCGTTGATACCGCCGCCGGCAACACCGACGTTACCCAGCAAGAGCTGCAGAATGGAATAAGCGCGGATGATCTGAGCGCCGTAGGTGTGCTGGGTGGCGCCCATGGCGTACATGACGGTCATCGCTTTATCCGGCCTACCGGTTTCGGTGACCAGATCGGCAATTTCCTGGAGCTTGGCTTCGGGGATACCGGCAATTTCGTTAGCTTTGGCGAAGGTGTAACGGGAGAAATGCCGTTTCATGAGTTGGAAGACACAGTTGGGATCCTGAAGCGTTTTGTCCCGGATCGGAACGCCGTTTCCATCCAACTGGAAAGCCCAGGTGGATTTATTGTAGTTGCGAGTGGCTTCGTTGTAACCACTGAACTGTCCATCCATGTCAACCGGGCCCTTGAAATCCGGATTAACCAAGAACGGGGCGTTGGTGTATTCCTGGATGTAGGTCATGTTGTAGTGTTCAGGTCTGGCTTCAATATCTTTAATGACATAATTAATAAGTGCGCCGATGACCGCAATATCGGTTCCAGAGCGCATGGGGGCATAGATATCAGCCTTCGCCGAAGATCGGGTGAAACGGGGGTCAATTGAAACAATTTTGGCGCCGCTGGTTTGTGCCCGCAATATGTGAGTGTAAGAAGCCGGGTGATTCTCAGCGGGGTTGGCACCGATTATCAGAACAAGATTGGCATTCTGAACATCAGTCCAGTGGTTGGTCATAGCACCGCGTCCGAACGATTCCGCCAAACTGGCGACAGTGGAGGAATGTCAGAGGCGCGCCTGTGTCTCCATGTACACAATACCCAGACTGCGAAGCATTTTGACAAGGAGTTGGCATTCTTCGTTGTCAAAGCATGATGCACCAACCATGGCGATTGCTTCAGTCCGATTTACCAGATTACCCTTGGTGTTTTTTTCAATCCAGTTTTCATCACGGGTTTTCTTGATGCGTTTGGCCATTTCAGTGATAGCCCAATCCCATTCCTTTTCCTCCCACTCGGAGGCGCCGGGGGCACGATATTGGACTTTCTTTAATCGCCGTGGATTGTTGTGAATCTGGGCGATAGCCGCACCCTTGGAGCAGGCGCCGCCCTGATTGACCGGATGATTGGGATCGCCTTCAAGATTGGTCAGACGGCCCTGCTCATCTGTGTAGCACAGAAAGCCGCATCCTGAGGCGTCGTAAGGACAGATAGTGTAGGTTTCTTTCGTCCAACTGGGACGATCGTTCACCGGGGCGGCCGATACGGCCATGGGACCCCTGAAAAGGCCTGCGGTAGCAAAGAGTCCGGCAACTCCGCCGCTGGCCTTCAGGAAGTCCCGTCTGGTGACTTGAGACTTCATGGATACCCTCCTATTTTATTTTTAAATCATATACCTGCGCCGAATCATTACGGCGTATACTGAATTTACCGCGGCATCCACCCCTAGTACTAGTAAGGTACTAATCCCGCTGCCCGTAATAATAGCACCCAAAAGCATAACTGTAAATATCCGGTTTTAGCACCGCCAATTGTTTTTCCAACAATGTCTAAGGATTTCCGACAAAAAATAGTAATAATATTATAACCTGTAGGGCTTTGGATTCAAAATTCGTGATAAAAATAGGCAAGTTAGCGGGTTTTGCGTCGTCTCCGACCGATGCCTAGCAGCCGGCGTAACCATAAAGGCTGTGGTTTAATTGTGGAGCGTTCCAAGATTAATTTTTCATATTCCGCCGGTTTATAACTGCTGTCCCGAGGCTGCTGCGGCAGAGAAAAGCCTTTGATGCCCCACATTATGGTTACGTCCAATTTTTCCGGCAGCGATTGCCCTTCATCAACCAGATAAAATAATTCCACTCGTGTCTTGTCCGGCAGCAGGGTGAAAAAATCCCCCTTATGCTTTTCTTCACGGCGTTTTAACACTGCCAGCGGCGGAACATCCGCCAGGCCGATATGGGCCATAAGTTTATCCGGTTCCAGTTTAAGCTGACGCGGGGTCTGTCGGGATTGATAAACCTTGTTTTTCAAGTGGCAGAAATCAATCAGTGCGTTTGAATTGATGTTAATCAGTCTGAACTCGGGATTTGTTGATGAAATTGCAGTTATGGCAACACTCAGGTAAGGGGCGTTGGCCGGAGTGTTGAGAACGGCCGTTACTTTCTCCCAGACGGCGGATGGGAAGATCACGCCGCAAAGAGTGCCTTCATGATTAACGCCCCAGTACAGCACCTTTTTGGGCGCCGGCGCCGAAACAGCTCCGCCCCATAACAGCAGGTAGGTATCTTTCGCGGTGTTCATCAGGGTGTCATTTTATCGGGCTTTGCACGGTGCGTCAACGAGCAGGGAAGCCTTGACGAGATATCCACTTTAGGCTAGCCTTAGCTGATTTTCTGATGGGGGACGATATGAGGCAACTGCTCCGTAAAACGCTGATACTCACGGTCATTCTTTTATTGTGGTTACTTTCTGCCTGCGCAGCGGGCCCTTCCTACGTTGAGATTTATACCCCGCAGACAAATCCGGCCATTTTTGAAAATATCATTATTGAAGGTGACGTACAACTGCCCGGCATTTATCCGCTGACAGCCGGCGATACACTGGAAGCGCTGCTGGAGGCCGCCGGAGGTAGTACCGGTGGTTCAATTTTCAAGCTGGTGGTTGGGACTGACGCTAATGTATCGCAAAAGGTAAATCTAAATACCGCGCCGAATTGGCTGCTTACTGCCTTGCCCGGAGTCGGGGAGGCCAAGGCAAATGCCATTATTGAATATCGGGCGGCCAACGGGGCGTTTATCAATATCATGGAGCTCATGAAGGTGCCCGGTTTCGGCCAGGGGCTTTTTGACTCCCTCAAAGACTTGATTACGGTGGCGGGTTAAGCTGTGGCGCTGATTACCCTGTCGCTGGCCTGGGTGACGGGGGTTTGGTTGGGGTCCATGGTCACTCCCTCATTCTGGTGGTTGCTGGCAGCGGTGCTGCCCGGCATTTTGATCCTCCTGCGAAAATGGCGGCGTGCCGGATTTATTATCGGACTGGCGGTGCTTCTGCTCACTGGTGGCGCTTATTCCAACCAATCAGGGCTGGAGCCAGATGATGCAGGTCATATCTCCTGGTACACCGGAGGTGCCTATAATATTGAAGGCACTGTCAGCCGGATGCCGGAGGCCAAAGAAAAATCCCAGGCGCTGCGTCTGACTGACCTCGTAATTCAAACCGATAGTAACCGGCAGTGGGTTACCGGCGCGATGCTGGTCTATGTGCCTCCTTTCCCGGAGTTCGTTTATGGTGACCGGATCACCGTGTTTGGCCGCCTGTCGGAGCCGCCGATTTTTGAGACCTTTGACTGGAGCGCCTATCTGGTTCGTGATGAAGTGTATGCTACGGTGCTTTATCCGGAGGTCACCGCCGTTGACCCGGGCCACGGCAATTCTTTACTGGCTGGTATCTATAATCTGCGGCAGGCGCTGGCCGATGGAATGGAAAGTGTCCTCCCGGAGCCGCAGGCGTCTCTGGCTCAGGGTTTGACGCTGGGTATCCGGTCGGGCATTCCCGACGACGTCCGGCAGAACTTTGCCGACTCCGGTACTGCTCATCTACTGGCCATATCCGGGTTGCATCTGGGTATCATCGCCGGGGCGATATTGCTGGTTACCCGGGGGCTGCTGGGGCGCCGCGGCTATTGGTATGTCTGGCTGGCGATGGCCGGCATCTGGGGTTTTGTCATCCTGTCCGGTTTGGCGCCGCCGGTGGTCCGGGGCGCGGTGATGGCTTCTGTTTTTCTACTGGCCGAACTGTTCGGCCGGCAGAAGTCGGCGCTACCGGCCTTGTGCCTGACCGCGGCGGTTATGACGGCGGCTAATCCGCAGTTGCTCTGGTCGGCTTCATTTCAAATGACCTTTGGCGCCATGGCCGGGTTAATTTTCCTGTTGCCGCCACTGGAACACCTGGTTCGGCAACTGGCCGCCCGTTTTCCCGGAACCGGCAGCCGGTTCTACGGGATGGTATATTATCCTGCTGCCGGACTGGCAGTCACCACCGCGGCTATTGCTGGCGTCGCCCCATTAATTGCCTACTACTTCGGCGGTGTATCCATGACCGGCGGTATCGCCACGCTGGCCGCAATGCCAGTGGTGCCGCTGGTTATCTTCGGCGGGCTGGCCACCGGGGCGGTTGCTCTGGCCAGTAATTTGCTGGCCGTACCGCTGGCCGGGATAACGTGGCTCGGTCTGACCTATTTGCTGAATGTCGCCCGGGTATTTTCTCAGCCGTCAGTGCCCGGTTTTGGTGACTTTGATGCGCTGTTCATCTGGGGGTTTTACGCTGTCATGGCGCTGGCAGCCTGGCAGTTCAACCGCTGGTATCGGCAGCAGGGCGAGGCTGAACGGCCTAAAAAAGCGAATGGCTTTAACTGGAAAATGGCTGTACCTTCAGTGATACTGGCGGCGGTGCTGGTCTCGGCGGGGCTATTTACTCCCGCCGATGAGCGTTTACGGGTGGTCTTTCTGGATGTCGGGCAGGGAGATGCGGTGTATATTCGGACTCCGGCCGGTCAGGATATCCTGATTGACGGCGGACCTTCACCCCAACGTCTGGTCCAGGAACTGGGCCGTCAGATGCCTTTCTGGAACCGGACCATTGAACTGGTGGTGACCACCCACGCCGATGCTGACCATCTGACCGGGCTGCTGGAAGCCCTGAAACGCTATAAGGTCAATCAGGTGGTGCATTCCGGTGCTGCCGGCGACACCCAGCTTTATGAAGAATGGGCTGGACTGATTACTGAACTGGACATCCCTTATGACCAGGTCGGTGCGGGTCAGCGCATTCGGCTGGCGGGCAATCTGGAATTTGAAGTGCTTAACCCCTTTAACGGCACCACTGGTGATACTAATGAAGCCTCGTTGGTGCTGAGTCTGACTTATGACGAGGTATCCTTCCTGTTTACCGCCGACCTGCCGGCTGAGATTGAACGGGAACTAATCTATCGCCGGTTGCTGCCTGATATCACGGTACTGAAGGTGGCTCATCACGGCTCTGCCGGTTCCACCAGCAATGCTTTTCTGACCGTCAGCCGACCGGAACTGGCGGTGATTCAGGTGGGTAAGAACAGCTACGGCCATCCAGCAGCAGATGTGATAACGTCTCTGGAATCGTGGGTGGTCCCAGACGGCGTGTACCGGACCGATTTGTCCGGCACCATCGCCATGGTAACCGACGGCCGCACTATCTGGCTGGAACAGAACTAATACATCAGGCCGTCGGGTCAACCGTAATAGCCCCGGTAGGGCACTGGAACTCACAACCGCCTAATTGGTCGCATTTATCCGGGTCGGTGACCCGGCACGTATCGGTTTCCGGGTCAATCTCCAGTATCTGTCTGGGGCACATGGCCACACAGATGCCGCAGCCGGTACACAGGTCTTGTTCAATGGTAACTTTGTCTGCCAATTTGGGGATTCTCCTATGATTAATTTCTGATATAACGCAGTTCCACGGCACCGCCCATTACAGCAGCGCGTTTTTCAACTTTCAGGCCGATTTTAGTAGTCAGTGCCTCCAGTCCTCCCGCCGCCTGATAGGCCTTGAAGCAAGCGTAATGGTCGCCGCCGACCAGCCCCTCCAACAGGCGGATAAACCATTTGGCCGGAACACCGAAGTCCGCCAGCACCAGGACGCCGCCTTTTTTGACCACCCGCCGCATTTCTTCAATAACCTGAAGCTGGATTTCCGGCGGCTTTTCGTGGAGAGCCAGTGATATGGTAGCGTAATCAAAGGACCGGCTCTTGAATAGCAAGGCCGCTGCGTCGGCTGTCTGGAAACTGATGTTTTCCCGCCTGGTGCGCCGCTTGTTAGCTTCAGCCACGGCAATCATCCTTTCATCCAGGTCAATGCCGTAAACCTCCAGACCCAATCCGGCAATATGCATGGCCTGGTCTCCGGTACCGCAACAGACATCTAAAACCTTCTCCCCGGGCTGCATCCCGGCGAACTCCGGTATCCCTTTCCGCAAATCTTTCAGCGCTCGGTCAATAAACAGGGAATAGAACCTGGCCATCATCCCTGAAACTCTTCTTTTATTATGCTATACAATGCGGCGTCAAAGAACTCGCCGCGGTGCAGAAAAAACCGGCGGCGGCAGCCTTCATACTTCATGCCGAGTTTCTGCATCACCCGGCCGGAAGCGATATTGGGGGCGAGGTGATGGGCGATAACTGATTCCAGTCCCAGTGTTTTGAAGGCATACCTGATGACCGCCTGTCCGGCTTCGGTGGCATAGCGCTGTCCCCAATATTCGCGGCCGATCCAGTAACCCATTTCAGCGCGTTTATGTTCCGGGGTCAGCACCAGCCCGATGGCGCCGATGATGTTCCGGGTGGTTTTATCGGTGATGGCGAAGACAATCTCCTGGCCGAAATCAAACTTTTCCTGATGGGTGGATATCCATTCTGCGGCGGCATATTTAGGGTAGGGGTAAGGGATGGCCGGAATATAACGGGACAGTTCCTCGTTATCAGCCAGGCGGGTTACTTCATCGGCATCCGCGGTGGTGAAGGGCCGGAGCCGGAGTCTTTCAGTTTCAAGTGTTGGACGAATCATTTATTTACAAAAGTTATTATAGCATCGGGGCGGATTTCGGCCAATTTACCCGTTCGTCGTCTGTCGCCTTCGGTGTAATTGACACCTATAAACTTGTATGGTACTTTGAAGTATAGTGCGTTTGAGGCACGTTGAATTTAAAGGAGTTCCACATGCAGGAAAAGGTTAAGGAAGTTTTGGAAAAAGTCCGTCCCAATTTGCAGGCTGACGGCGGTGACGTTGAGTTCGTCAGTGTCAGTGAAGATGGTGTCGTCACGGTTAAGCTGACCGGCAGTTGCGCCGGTTGCCCCATGTCTCAGATGACCCTCAAGAACGGCATTGAGCGCCTGTTGAAGAAGGAAATCCCTGAGGTTAAGGAAGTCGTTTCTGCGGCCTAAGCCGTCTACTCGTCTTTCCACACTGAAGCCCGCTGGTTACAGCGGGCTTTTTGTGTTTAAAAATGACCGGTCGGGCGGGACAGGCATACTTGCCTCCGGCGGGTAAGGTCAAAGTTCCACCAGCGCCTGAACGCTGATGCTAGTCTTCGGTTTCCAGCTTGAAAGCCTCGTGGAGGGCCTGCACCGCTTCGGTCACCCGGCCTTTATCAATCAGGACGGTGATGCGAATCTCGGAAGTGGCAATCAGGCCGATATTGATGCCGGCATCGGTCAGGGTGCGGAACATCTTGGCGGCATAGCCGGGCGAACTCTGGATGCCGGTGCCCACAATGCTGACCTTGCCGATGTTGGGATCGGCGACGATGTCCGTAGCCCCCAGTTCCTCAGCGATGGGTTTAATGACCTCCATAGCACGTGGCAGGCAGGACTCGGCGACGGTGAAGGTCAGGTCGGTGATACGCTGGACGGAGGCGTTCTGCACGATGGTATCAACGCTGATGCCGGCCCGCGCCATCGGTTCAAAGACTGAAGCGGCGAT from Dehalogenimonas sp. W includes the following:
- the fdnG gene encoding formate dehydrogenase-N subunit alpha, yielding MKSQVTRRDFLKASGGVAGLFATAGLFRGPMAVSAAPVNDRPSWTKETYTICPYDASGCGFLCYTDEQGRLTNLEGDPNHPVNQGGACSKGAAIAQIHNNPRRLKKVQYRAPGASEWEEKEWDWAITEMAKRIKKTRDENWIEKNTKGNLVNRTEAIAMVGASCFDNEECQLLVKMLRSLGIVYMETQARLUHSSTVASLAESFGRGAMTNHWTDVQNANLVLIIGANPAENHPASYTHILRAQTSGAKIVSIDPRFTRSSAKADIYAPMRSGTDIAVIGALINYVIKDIEARPEHYNMTYIQEYTNAPFLVNPDFKGPVDMDGQFSGYNEATRNYNKSTWAFQLDGNGVPIRDKTLQDPNCVFQLMKRHFSRYTFAKANEIAGIPEAKLQEIADLVTETGRPDKAMTVMYAMGATQHTYGAQIIRAYSILQLLLGNVGVAGGGINALRGESNVQGATDYCLLFHILPGYLPMFLDTDVTLAAYNTRTTPVSNDPKSLNWWKNRPKYTVSMLKTWYGDNGTPENEFGYQWLPKADAGKNYSWIPLFKNMYEGGIKGLMIWGMNPIVSGPNNTQTIKAMEKLDWVICSDLWEIESANFWKRPGVDPSSINTEVFLLPAACSYEKEGSVTNSSRWMQWRYKAVEPPGDAMPDLDMINKLMVELRELYNADASAPNREAITKMAWDYGTHVDPHQVAKENNGYDLTTGKLVTNFVSLKADGTTTSGNWLYCGSYNETGNLAARRDLDDSPFNIGLNSKYAWAWPINRRIIYNRCSVDLDGQPWNPTKPVIKWNTETGAWQGDVPDNAAPPMGLGGNLPFIMKTDGVASVFGPGLIDGPFPEHYEPWESPVDNAMSGQQDNPTFTIWEGGLDVKGSRAEYPIVCTTFRLVEHWQSGGMTRNLPWLVEMVPKPFVEISEELADEKGIGQGDMVKISSARGSIELAAMVTKRFKPFNLAGKIIHQVGMPWHWGWAGLSVGESANTLAPNAGDANTTIPESKAFLVKIERVGSGDLPKYTGRAKPIEPPVIKRGS
- a CDS encoding ComEA family DNA-binding protein, which encodes MRQLLRKTLILTVILLLWLLSACAAGPSYVEIYTPQTNPAIFENIIIEGDVQLPGIYPLTAGDTLEALLEAAGGSTGGSIFKLVVGTDANVSQKVNLNTAPNWLLTALPGVGEAKANAIIEYRAANGAFINIMELMKVPGFGQGLFDSLKDLITVAG
- a CDS encoding DNA internalization-related competence protein ComEC/Rec2; amino-acid sequence: MALITLSLAWVTGVWLGSMVTPSFWWLLAAVLPGILILLRKWRRAGFIIGLAVLLLTGGAYSNQSGLEPDDAGHISWYTGGAYNIEGTVSRMPEAKEKSQALRLTDLVIQTDSNRQWVTGAMLVYVPPFPEFVYGDRITVFGRLSEPPIFETFDWSAYLVRDEVYATVLYPEVTAVDPGHGNSLLAGIYNLRQALADGMESVLPEPQASLAQGLTLGIRSGIPDDVRQNFADSGTAHLLAISGLHLGIIAGAILLVTRGLLGRRGYWYVWLAMAGIWGFVILSGLAPPVVRGAVMASVFLLAELFGRQKSALPALCLTAAVMTAANPQLLWSASFQMTFGAMAGLIFLLPPLEHLVRQLAARFPGTGSRFYGMVYYPAAGLAVTTAAIAGVAPLIAYYFGGVSMTGGIATLAAMPVVPLVIFGGLATGAVALASNLLAVPLAGITWLGLTYLLNVARVFSQPSVPGFGDFDALFIWGFYAVMALAAWQFNRWYRQQGEAERPKKANGFNWKMAVPSVILAAVLVSAGLFTPADERLRVVFLDVGQGDAVYIRTPAGQDILIDGGPSPQRLVQELGRQMPFWNRTIELVVTTHADADHLTGLLEALKRYKVNQVVHSGAAGDTQLYEEWAGLITELDIPYDQVGAGQRIRLAGNLEFEVLNPFNGTTGDTNEASLVLSLTYDEVSFLFTADLPAEIERELIYRRLLPDITVLKVAHHGSAGSTSNAFLTVSRPELAVIQVGKNSYGHPAADVITSLESWVVPDGVYRTDLSGTIAMVTDGRTIWLEQN
- a CDS encoding ferredoxin family protein — its product is MADKVTIEQDLCTGCGICVAMCPRQILEIDPETDTCRVTDPDKCDQLGGCEFQCPTGAITVDPTA